A single genomic interval of Shewanella psychropiezotolerans harbors:
- the mazG gene encoding nucleoside triphosphate pyrophosphohydrolase — protein MKNSEIQPLLDVMARLRDPQSGCPWDLAQSFSTIVPFTLEEAYEVADTIERMALDELPDELGDLLFQVVFYCQLGKEQGLFDFGDVVEKICNKLTSRHPHVFGSLKEASAEQVKQNWETIKAKERKDKSLHSVLDNIPLALPALTRSVKIQQRVARVGFDWDDLGPVVDKIHEEIGEVLHEVRLDKPIQEKIQDEMGDLLFAVTNLARHLGIEPEQALRQANAKFERRFRGVETLASKSGKSMQEHSLIELDGYWDQVKRNEVHK, from the coding sequence ATGAAAAACAGTGAAATTCAACCTCTGCTGGATGTGATGGCAAGGCTCAGAGATCCTCAATCGGGTTGTCCCTGGGATCTCGCTCAATCATTTAGCACTATCGTGCCCTTCACATTAGAGGAAGCCTATGAAGTTGCCGATACCATAGAGCGCATGGCCTTAGACGAGCTTCCCGATGAGCTGGGAGACTTGCTGTTTCAGGTGGTGTTCTATTGTCAGTTGGGTAAAGAGCAAGGCTTGTTCGATTTTGGAGATGTCGTAGAGAAAATATGCAACAAGCTTACCTCCAGACATCCCCATGTGTTTGGTTCTCTCAAAGAGGCGAGCGCCGAGCAAGTGAAGCAAAATTGGGAAACCATAAAAGCCAAAGAGCGAAAGGATAAATCCCTTCACTCGGTATTAGATAACATTCCACTAGCCTTACCAGCACTGACTCGCTCGGTCAAAATTCAGCAACGCGTCGCGCGAGTCGGATTCGACTGGGATGATCTCGGCCCTGTGGTAGATAAAATTCATGAGGAGATCGGCGAAGTCTTGCATGAGGTCAGGTTAGATAAGCCTATACAAGAGAAGATACAAGATGAGATGGGCGATCTGCTGTTTGCCGTGACTAATCTGGCACGTCACTTAGGCATTGAACCGGAACAGGCCCTGCGTCAGGCAAATGCAAAATTTGAACGACGTTTCAGAGGCGTAGAAACCTTAGCGAGCAAGAGCGGTAAGTCGATGCAGGAGCATAGTTTAATCGAACTCGATGGCTATTGGGATCAAGTCAAGCGTAATGAAGTGCACAAATAG
- a CDS encoding CTP synthase translates to MTTRYIFVTGGVVSSLGKGIAAASLAAILEARGLNVTIMKLDPYINVDPGTMSPTQHGEVFVTEDGAETDLDLGHYERFIRTKMNRRNNFTTGRIYEEVLRKERRGDYLGATIQVIPHITNAIKDRVLAGGEGHDVAIVEIGGTVGDIESLPFLEAIRQLGVELGRERTLYMHLTLVPFLGAAGEVKTKPTQHSVKELRSIGIAPDILICRGDRVLPANERAKISLFCNVEERAVISLKDVDSIYKIPALLKAQSLDDIVVKRFGIECKEADLHEWEQVIYQEANPTGDVTIGMVGKYIELPDAYKSVNEALKHAGLFNRVSVNIKYVDSQTLEAKGVEDLEGLDGILVPGGFGERGIEGKILAARFARENNVPYFGICLGMQVALIEFARNVAGLENAHSTEFNKETPYPVVGLITEWLNEDGALEERHESSDLGGTMRLGAQLCHLSEGSKAAEAYEGNSCVERHRHRFEVNNNYKERLEQAGLIFSGLSSDRQLVEMIELPNHPWFVAGQFHPEFTSTPRDGQPLFKGFIAAANAYQKRDLG, encoded by the coding sequence ATGACAACAAGGTATATCTTCGTAACTGGTGGTGTGGTTTCATCACTAGGTAAAGGCATTGCGGCAGCATCGTTAGCGGCAATTTTAGAGGCTAGAGGCCTAAACGTAACCATTATGAAGCTAGATCCATATATTAACGTGGATCCCGGCACCATGAGCCCGACTCAGCACGGAGAAGTTTTTGTTACCGAGGACGGAGCAGAGACAGATCTCGATCTAGGTCATTATGAGCGCTTCATTCGTACCAAGATGAACCGTCGTAATAACTTCACCACAGGCCGTATCTATGAAGAAGTCCTTCGTAAAGAACGTCGTGGTGACTATTTAGGTGCGACCATTCAGGTCATTCCTCACATCACTAACGCCATCAAAGACAGAGTGCTTGCTGGCGGTGAAGGTCATGATGTTGCTATCGTCGAGATTGGCGGCACGGTAGGTGATATTGAGTCCCTGCCATTTTTAGAAGCTATTCGTCAGTTAGGTGTTGAACTGGGGCGTGAACGTACCCTGTATATGCACCTGACTCTGGTGCCTTTCTTAGGCGCCGCAGGTGAGGTCAAGACTAAGCCGACACAACACTCAGTGAAAGAGCTGCGCTCTATCGGTATCGCTCCGGACATTCTTATCTGTCGTGGTGATCGTGTGCTTCCTGCCAACGAGAGAGCGAAAATCTCACTCTTCTGTAATGTTGAAGAACGTGCAGTTATCTCACTCAAAGATGTGGATAGCATCTACAAGATCCCTGCGCTACTCAAGGCTCAAAGCCTGGATGATATCGTGGTCAAGCGCTTCGGCATCGAATGTAAAGAAGCCGATCTGCATGAGTGGGAACAAGTGATCTACCAAGAAGCCAACCCTACCGGTGATGTCACTATCGGCATGGTGGGTAAGTATATTGAACTGCCAGATGCCTATAAGTCTGTCAATGAGGCCTTGAAGCATGCGGGTCTGTTTAACCGGGTATCGGTGAATATCAAGTATGTCGACTCTCAGACCCTTGAAGCTAAGGGTGTCGAAGATCTGGAAGGCCTGGACGGTATCCTGGTACCGGGTGGTTTCGGTGAGCGTGGCATAGAAGGTAAGATACTGGCAGCCAGGTTTGCTCGCGAAAATAATGTGCCATATTTCGGCATCTGCCTGGGTATGCAGGTCGCATTAATCGAGTTCGCACGCAACGTAGCCGGTTTGGAAAATGCTCACTCTACCGAATTTAACAAGGAAACGCCGTACCCTGTCGTTGGCTTGATCACCGAGTGGCTCAATGAAGACGGGGCTCTAGAGGAGCGTCACGAATCATCAGATCTTGGCGGTACAATGCGCCTGGGTGCACAGCTATGTCACCTCTCAGAGGGAAGTAAGGCTGCCGAAGCTTACGAAGGCAATTCTTGTGTCGAGCGTCATCGTCATCGTTTCGAAGTGAACAACAACTATAAAGAACGTTTAGAGCAAGCTGGTCTAATATTCAGTGGTCTTTCTTCTGATCGCCAGCTTGTTGAAATGATCGAGCTACCCAATCATCCTTGGTTTGTCGCCGGTCAATTCCACCCTGAATTTACATCCACGCCTCGTGATGGTCAGCCATTATTTAAAGGCTTTATTGCTGCAGCCAACGCGTACCAAAAACGCGACTTAGGCTAA